The Heliangelus exortis chromosome 31, bHelExo1.hap1, whole genome shotgun sequence DNA segment aatgggggggggagggggtgagaTTCCCAAGGGCAGAAGAaattgggagggggggggaatggggggaaaGAATggggggaagggatgggggggagggcagaagaaatggggggggggggagacaGCCTGAGGGTCAGAGGGGACATTCCAAAGGGCAGAAAAAAttggggggggaaatgggggggaggggatgaTTCCCAAGGGGCAAGAAGAaattgggggggggagggaatgGGGGGCAAGAATGGGGGAAAGGGATGGGGCGGAGGGGGTGAGATTCCACCAAGGGCAGGagaaatggggggggggggaatggggggacAGGAatgggggggaatgggggggagggatggggggagggatggggggggagggggtgagtTTCCCAAGGGCAGGAGAAACAGGGGGGGGAGTGAGGATTGGGGGGGTTCCTCTTGACCCCCCCGATCCCCAGGGTGCAGCTGGGGGTCCACGTGGGGTCTCCCGCGGGTGGCAGGGGACGTGTCCGTTGTCCCGTGTCCGTGTCCCGGGTCCCcaccctgctctcctcccccctccagcagcttccTGTAGGTCGCGATCTCGATGTCCAGGGCCAGCTTGACGTTCATCAGCTCCTGGTACTCGCGGAGCTGCCGGGCCAGGTCCTGTTTCCCTTTCTGCAGCgctgcctccagctccaggaCTTTCCCTTTCCCGTCCTTCAGCGCCACCTCCCCCCGCTCCTCCGCCTCCGCGATGGCCGAGTCCAGGCTGGAGCGCTGGGGACAAagggaatggacaggaatggggGGGACACGACGGGatccccctgctcctgcagcccccaaacccccccGGCCCCTCTGCACCCCCAATCTCCGAGAAGCCTTTGTCCCAACATCCACTcccaatgtccccaatgtccccaacatCCATCCCAATGttccccaatgtccccaacatccaccccaatgtccccagcatctaccccagtgtccccaatgtccccagcATCCATCCCAATGTCCCCAGCATCCATCCCAATGTCCCCAGCATCCATCCCAATGTCTCcaatgtccccagtgtcccccccaaTGTCCCAATGTCCACCCcagtgtccccaatgtccccaacatCCATCCCAATGTCCCCAGCATCCAtccccccaatgtccccatgtccccaatgtccccaatcTCCCCACCATCCACCTCAATGTCCCCAACATCCATcccaatgtccccaatgtccccaacatCCACCCCAATGTCCCCAGCATCCATcccaatgtccccaatgtccccaacatCCACTCCCAAAgctgggggtctgggggggtccCAGAGTactggggtgctgcaggagtTGGGGGCCCAGGGGGGTCGCAGGAT contains these protein-coding regions:
- the LOC139788977 gene encoding keratin, type II cytoskeletal 8-like yields the protein PQYSGTPSDPKILRPPWAPNSCSTPVLWDPPRPPALGVDVGDIGDIGMDAGDIGVDVGDIGDIGMDVGDIEVDGAGGSRRVPPIPVHSLCPQRSSLDSAIAEAEERGEVALKDGKGKVLELEAALQKGKQDLARQLREYQELMNVKLALDIEIATYRKLLEGGGEQAGVRAAEPQHPHQDLGVLSCRVRGGIRRGFRGGFNTSFSTMGYSISPPPSEAAPLPKTRAIVIKKIETRDGKLVSESSDVLAS